Proteins encoded by one window of Pseudomonas tructae:
- a CDS encoding FAD-binding and (Fe-S)-binding domain-containing protein: MSLPTAFLDSVARLIPGERRFDDPLSTLAFGTDASFYRLIPKLVVRVESEDEVVALLQLAQRERVPVTFRAAGTSLSGQAISDSLLIVLGDNWNGREIRQQGQQIRLQPGVIGAQANAWLAPFGRKIGPDPASINACKIGGIVANNASGMCCGTAQNTYHTLAGMRLVLADGTRLDSEDPASVSAFENSHASLLDELARLARETRANTELAAKIRHKYRLKNTTGLSLNALIDFDQPLDILSHLLVGSEGTLGFISAVTYDTVIDHPNKASALIVFPDVETCCNAVTVLKSQPVSAVELLDRRSLRSVQDKPGMPAFVQQLSESACALLIESRAATQALLHEQLAQIMASLASFPVEKQVDFTEDAKENAKLWAIRKDTFPAVGAVRKTGTTVIIEDVTFPVEQLAIGVNRLIALFDKHRYDEAILFGHALEGNLHFVFTQGFNSAEEVARYQAFMDDVAQLVAVEFGGSLKAEHGTGRNMAPFVELEWGSDAYQLMWQLKHLLDPNGILNPDVVLSHDPQIHLKNLKPLPAADEIVDKCIECGFCEPVCPSKGLTLSPRQRIVMWRDIQAKKRAGSDTRELERDYQYQGIDTCAATGLCAQRCPVGINTGELVKKLRAQTAGHVKTADWLADNFHTALSGARFTLQAANGARRLLGAPRLSRLSAGLSKLSHGRVPQWTAAMPQPLKTPPPSLANNDARPRVVYLAACVSRVMGPAAADREQTSLLDKTRALLEKAGYQVVFPDNQDSLCCGQPFASKGYAEQAEHKRQELITALLHASRGGLDPIYCDTSPCTLRLVQDLAETRLDLYDPVRFIRTHLLDKLEFTPQDEPIAVHVTCSTQHLGESQALIDLARRCSKQVVIPEGIHCCGFAGDKGFTTPELNAHSLRSLKDAVQYCSEGISTSRTCEIGLSNHGGIDYHGLVYLVDRVTRARAI; the protein is encoded by the coding sequence ATGAGCCTGCCCACCGCGTTCCTCGACTCAGTCGCACGCCTGATACCTGGCGAGCGACGGTTCGACGACCCGCTCTCGACCCTGGCCTTCGGCACCGATGCCAGCTTCTACCGGCTGATCCCCAAACTGGTGGTGCGGGTCGAGTCCGAAGACGAAGTGGTCGCCCTGCTCCAACTGGCCCAGCGCGAGCGCGTACCGGTGACCTTCCGCGCTGCCGGCACCAGCCTGTCCGGCCAGGCCATCAGTGATTCTCTGTTGATCGTGCTCGGCGATAACTGGAACGGCCGCGAGATTCGCCAGCAGGGCCAGCAGATCCGTCTGCAGCCCGGGGTGATCGGCGCCCAGGCCAACGCCTGGCTGGCACCGTTCGGGCGCAAGATCGGCCCGGATCCGGCCTCGATCAACGCCTGCAAGATCGGCGGCATCGTCGCCAACAACGCCAGCGGCATGTGCTGCGGCACGGCGCAGAACACCTACCACACCCTGGCCGGCATGCGTCTGGTGCTGGCCGACGGCACGCGTCTGGACAGCGAAGATCCGGCCAGCGTCAGCGCCTTCGAGAACAGCCACGCCAGCTTGCTGGATGAGCTGGCGCGCCTGGCACGCGAAACCCGGGCCAATACCGAACTGGCTGCGAAGATCCGCCACAAGTACCGCCTGAAAAACACCACCGGCCTGTCGCTCAATGCCCTGATCGACTTTGACCAACCGCTGGATATCCTCAGCCACCTGCTGGTCGGCTCCGAAGGTACTTTGGGCTTTATCAGTGCGGTGACCTACGACACGGTGATCGATCACCCGAACAAAGCCTCGGCGCTGATCGTCTTCCCGGATGTAGAAACCTGCTGCAACGCCGTCACCGTGCTCAAAAGCCAGCCGGTGTCGGCCGTGGAGCTGCTCGACCGGCGCAGCCTGCGCTCGGTGCAGGACAAGCCGGGCATGCCGGCCTTTGTCCAGCAACTGTCCGAAAGCGCCTGTGCGCTGCTGATCGAATCCCGCGCCGCGACCCAGGCGCTGCTGCATGAGCAACTGGCACAGATCATGGCGTCGCTGGCGAGCTTCCCGGTGGAGAAGCAGGTCGACTTCACCGAAGACGCCAAGGAAAACGCCAAGCTCTGGGCCATTCGCAAGGACACCTTCCCCGCCGTCGGCGCCGTACGCAAGACCGGCACCACGGTCATCATCGAAGACGTGACCTTTCCGGTCGAGCAACTGGCCATCGGCGTCAATCGCTTGATCGCGCTGTTCGACAAGCACCGCTATGACGAAGCCATCCTGTTTGGCCATGCTCTGGAAGGCAACCTGCACTTCGTCTTCACCCAGGGTTTCAACAGCGCCGAAGAAGTCGCTCGTTACCAGGCCTTCATGGACGACGTCGCGCAACTGGTGGCCGTGGAGTTCGGTGGCTCGCTCAAGGCCGAACACGGCACCGGGCGCAACATGGCGCCCTTCGTCGAGCTGGAATGGGGCAGCGATGCCTACCAGTTGATGTGGCAGCTCAAGCACCTGCTCGACCCCAATGGCATCCTCAACCCGGATGTGGTGCTCAGCCACGACCCGCAGATCCACCTGAAGAACCTCAAGCCGCTGCCCGCCGCCGACGAAATCGTCGATAAGTGCATAGAATGCGGCTTCTGCGAGCCGGTCTGCCCATCCAAGGGGCTGACCCTGAGCCCGCGCCAGCGCATCGTCATGTGGCGCGATATCCAGGCAAAAAAACGCGCCGGCAGTGACACCCGCGAACTGGAGCGCGACTACCAGTACCAGGGCATCGACACTTGCGCCGCCACCGGCCTGTGCGCCCAGCGCTGCCCGGTGGGCATCAACACCGGCGAGCTGGTGAAAAAACTGCGCGCCCAGACGGCCGGGCACGTGAAAACCGCCGACTGGCTGGCTGACAACTTCCACACCGCCCTCAGTGGTGCGCGCTTCACCTTGCAGGCGGCCAATGGTGCGCGTCGCTTGCTCGGTGCGCCGCGCCTGAGCCGCCTGAGCGCTGGCCTGAGCAAGCTCAGTCATGGCCGCGTGCCGCAATGGACAGCGGCCATGCCGCAACCGCTTAAAACCCCGCCGCCGTCCTTGGCCAACAACGACGCACGGCCGCGGGTGGTGTATCTGGCAGCGTGCGTCTCGCGAGTCATGGGCCCGGCGGCGGCTGATCGCGAGCAGACCTCATTGCTGGACAAGACCCGCGCCTTGCTGGAAAAAGCCGGCTACCAGGTGGTGTTCCCCGACAACCAGGACAGCCTATGCTGCGGCCAGCCGTTCGCCTCCAAGGGCTACGCCGAACAGGCCGAGCACAAGCGCCAGGAACTGATCACCGCCCTGCTCCACGCCAGCCGTGGCGGCCTTGACCCGATCTACTGCGACACCAGCCCATGCACCTTGCGCCTGGTCCAGGACCTGGCCGAAACCCGCCTGGACCTGTATGACCCGGTGCGCTTCATCCGCACTCACCTGCTCGACAAACTGGAGTTCACCCCCCAGGACGAGCCGATCGCCGTGCACGTGACCTGCAGCACCCAGCACCTGGGCGAAAGCCAGGCGCTAATCGACCTGGCCCGGCGTTGCAGCAAGCAGGTGGTGATTCCCGAAGGCATTCACTGCTGCGGCTTTGCCGGCGACAAGGGCTTCACCACCCCGGAGCTCAACGCCCATTCGCTGCGCAGCCTCAAGGATGCGGTGCAGTATTGCAGTGAAGGGATCTCCACCAGCCGCACCTGCGAGATCGGCCTGTCGAATCATGGCGGGATCGATTATCACGGTCTAGTTTATCTGGTGGACCGCGTGACCCGGGCGCGAGCAATCTGA
- a CDS encoding DUF4952 domain-containing protein, whose product MRPLITLALLMVCGVLQAAPQCEDFLGALGTYPKSIEYLDCHQEPELQTAPLIATYRIKGAEAVAAETYLQHTYGMRHLQLFCCMWDSLRHFHREQQSGIGYEILMVSEETPINQRSQWAQIEFFYITVSVNTLEP is encoded by the coding sequence ATGCGCCCCCTGATTACCCTGGCCCTGCTCATGGTGTGTGGCGTGCTGCAGGCCGCGCCACAATGCGAGGATTTTCTCGGCGCATTGGGCACGTACCCCAAGAGCATCGAATACCTGGACTGCCACCAGGAACCCGAACTGCAGACGGCCCCCTTGATCGCGACCTACAGGATCAAAGGCGCCGAGGCGGTGGCGGCCGAAACCTACCTGCAGCACACCTATGGCATGCGCCACCTGCAGTTGTTTTGCTGCATGTGGGACTCGCTGCGCCACTTCCACCGCGAGCAACAAAGTGGCATCGGCTACGAAATCCTCATGGTTTCCGAAGAGACGCCAATCAACCAACGCTCACAGTGGGCACAGATCGAGTTCTTCTACATCACCGTCAGCGTCAATACTCTCGAGCCCTGA
- the ydiJ gene encoding D-2-hydroxyglutarate dehydrogenase YdiJ — translation MIAQLPTSAPAGDYADFLIALRASGFRGQFSADYATRTVLATDNSIYQRLPQAAVFPLDAEDVAGVAALMAEPRFRQVKLTPRGGGTGTNGQSLTDGIVVDLSRHMNNILEINVEERWVRVQAGVVKDQLNAALKPHGLFFAPELSTSNRATVGGMINTDASGQGSCTYGKTRDHVLELHTVLLGGERLHSLPIDDQALEQACAQPGRSGEVYRMARQIQETQAELIETIFPKLNRCLTGYDLAHLRDEQGRFNLNSVLCGAEGSLGYVVEAKLNVLPIPKYAVLVNVRYSSFMDALRDANALMAHKPLSIETVDSKVLMLAMKDIVWHSVAEYFPAEAERPTLGINLVEFCGDDPTEVNTRVQAFVAHLQTDTAVERLGHTLAEGAEAVTRVYTMRKRSVGLLGNVEGEVRPQPFVEDTAVPPEQLADYIADFRALLDGYGLAYGMFGHVDAGVLHVRPALDMKDPAQAALVKPISDAVAALTQRYGGLLWGEHGKGLRSEYVPDFFGELYPALQALKGAFDPYNQLNPGKICTPPDSEQGLIKVNEAPMRGDFDRQIDERVWQSFGSAVHCNGNGACYNYDPNDAMCPSWKATRERQHSPKGRASLIREWLRLQGAASIDVLAAAKNKTSWLKELPKRLRNNQARSRGEADFSHEVYEAMAGCLACKSCAGQCPIKVNVPEFRSRFLELYHGRYQRPLRDYLIGSLEFSIPYMAYAPGLYNAVMGSKFVGRLLERHVGMLDSPLISRFNLQNTLSRCNVRAASVPTLRELTPAQRERSIVLVQDAFTRYFETPLLASFIELAHRLGHKVFLAPYSANGKPLHVQGFLGAFGKAAIRNATQLKALADCGVPLVGLDPAMTLVYRQEYQKVDGLSDCPKVLLPQEWLIDALPEQAAGASETFRLLAHCTEKTNVPASTRQWEQVFARLGLKLVTEATGCCGMSGTYGHEARNQDTSRTIFEQSWAGKLDKQGEALATGYSCRSQVKRMADRQLRHPLEVLLQYAKG, via the coding sequence ATGATCGCCCAACTGCCGACCAGCGCCCCTGCTGGCGACTATGCCGATTTTCTCATCGCCCTGCGCGCCAGCGGTTTTCGTGGCCAGTTCAGTGCCGACTACGCCACGCGCACGGTGCTGGCCACCGACAACTCGATCTACCAGCGCTTGCCGCAGGCGGCGGTGTTCCCGCTGGACGCCGAGGATGTCGCCGGTGTCGCCGCGCTGATGGCCGAGCCGCGTTTTCGCCAGGTCAAGCTCACGCCCCGTGGCGGCGGTACCGGCACCAACGGCCAGTCGTTGACCGACGGCATCGTCGTCGACTTGTCGCGGCACATGAACAACATCCTCGAAATCAACGTCGAGGAGCGTTGGGTGCGGGTCCAGGCCGGGGTGGTCAAAGACCAGCTAAACGCTGCGCTCAAGCCCCACGGGTTGTTTTTTGCTCCGGAGCTGTCGACCTCCAACCGCGCCACCGTTGGCGGCATGATCAACACCGATGCCAGCGGCCAGGGCAGTTGCACCTACGGCAAGACCCGCGACCATGTGCTCGAACTGCACACTGTGCTGCTCGGCGGCGAGCGCTTGCACAGCCTGCCGATCGACGACCAGGCGCTGGAGCAGGCCTGTGCCCAGCCAGGGCGCAGCGGCGAGGTGTACCGCATGGCCCGGCAGATCCAGGAAACCCAGGCCGAGCTGATCGAAACCATCTTCCCCAAGCTCAACCGCTGCCTGACCGGCTACGACCTGGCGCACCTGCGCGATGAGCAGGGCCGTTTCAACCTCAACAGTGTGCTGTGCGGTGCCGAAGGCTCGCTGGGCTATGTGGTCGAGGCCAAGCTCAATGTGCTGCCGATCCCGAAATACGCCGTGCTGGTCAACGTGCGCTACAGCAGCTTCATGGACGCCCTGCGTGACGCCAATGCGCTGATGGCGCACAAGCCGTTGTCGATCGAGACGGTGGACTCCAAGGTGTTGATGCTGGCGATGAAGGACATCGTCTGGCACAGCGTCGCCGAATACTTCCCCGCCGAAGCCGAGCGTCCGACCCTGGGTATCAACCTGGTGGAGTTCTGCGGTGATGACCCCACTGAAGTGAACACGCGAGTGCAGGCCTTTGTCGCCCACTTGCAGACCGATACTGCCGTTGAACGTCTTGGGCACACCCTGGCTGAAGGCGCCGAGGCGGTGACCCGGGTCTACACCATGCGCAAGCGTTCGGTGGGCCTGCTGGGCAACGTCGAAGGCGAGGTGCGGCCGCAGCCGTTCGTTGAAGACACCGCAGTGCCGCCAGAACAACTGGCCGATTACATCGCCGATTTTCGTGCCTTGCTCGACGGCTACGGCCTGGCCTACGGCATGTTCGGCCACGTCGATGCCGGCGTGCTCCATGTGCGCCCGGCCCTGGACATGAAAGACCCGGCCCAGGCGGCGCTGGTCAAGCCGATTTCCGATGCCGTGGCGGCGCTGACCCAGCGCTACGGCGGCTTGCTCTGGGGCGAACACGGCAAGGGCCTGCGTTCGGAATATGTGCCGGATTTCTTTGGTGAGCTGTACCCGGCGCTGCAGGCGCTCAAGGGAGCATTCGACCCCTACAATCAGCTCAATCCCGGCAAGATCTGTACGCCGCCCGACAGCGAGCAGGGCCTGATCAAGGTCAACGAAGCCCCGATGCGCGGTGACTTTGACCGGCAGATCGACGAGCGGGTCTGGCAGAGCTTTGGCAGCGCCGTGCACTGCAACGGCAACGGTGCCTGCTACAACTACGACCCCAACGACGCCATGTGCCCGTCGTGGAAGGCTACCCGCGAACGCCAGCATTCGCCCAAGGGCCGTGCCTCGCTGATCCGTGAATGGTTGCGCTTGCAAGGGGCCGCCAGCATCGATGTATTGGCGGCGGCAAAGAACAAGACCTCATGGCTCAAGGAGTTGCCCAAACGCCTGCGCAACAACCAGGCACGTTCTCGTGGTGAGGCTGACTTTTCCCACGAAGTCTACGAGGCCATGGCGGGCTGCCTGGCCTGTAAATCCTGCGCGGGGCAGTGCCCGATCAAGGTCAACGTGCCCGAGTTTCGTTCGCGCTTTCTTGAGCTGTACCACGGTCGTTACCAGCGTCCGCTACGTGACTACCTGATCGGCTCGCTGGAGTTCAGCATTCCCTACATGGCCTATGCGCCAGGGCTGTACAACGCGGTGATGGGGTCGAAGTTTGTCGGTCGCCTGCTTGAGCGCCACGTCGGCATGCTCGACAGTCCGCTGATCAGCCGCTTCAACCTGCAGAACACCCTGAGCCGTTGCAACGTACGCGCTGCCAGTGTGCCGACGCTGCGCGAGCTGACCCCGGCCCAGCGTGAGCGCAGCATCGTGCTGGTTCAGGATGCTTTTACCCGCTACTTCGAGACGCCCTTGCTGGCGTCGTTCATCGAACTGGCCCACCGTCTTGGCCATAAGGTGTTCCTCGCGCCCTACAGCGCCAACGGCAAACCCTTGCATGTTCAGGGCTTCCTCGGAGCCTTCGGCAAAGCGGCGATTCGTAACGCCACCCAGCTCAAGGCCCTGGCCGATTGTGGGGTGCCGCTGGTGGGGCTCGACCCGGCGATGACCCTGGTGTACCGCCAGGAGTACCAGAAGGTCGATGGCTTGAGCGATTGCCCGAAAGTACTGTTGCCTCAGGAGTGGTTGATCGATGCGCTGCCCGAACAGGCTGCGGGCGCCAGTGAAACCTTCCGTCTGCTGGCCCACTGCACCGAGAAAACCAACGTGCCGGCCAGCACCCGCCAGTGGGAACAGGTGTTTGCCCGCCTGGGGCTGAAACTGGTCACCGAAGCCACCGGTTGCTGCGGCATGTCCGGCACTTACGGCCACGAAGCACGTAACCAGGACACCTCGCGAACCATCTTCGAGCAGTCCTGGGCTGGCAAGCTGGATAAACAGGGTGAGGCGTTGGCCACCGGCTATTCGTGCCGCAGCCAGGTCAAGCGCATGGCTGACCGTCAGTTGCGTCATCCGCTGGAGGTGCTGCTGCAGTACGCCAAGGGCTGA
- a CDS encoding LysR substrate-binding domain-containing protein codes for MNYRHLTPSMSLLLAFEAAARHESYTRAATELSLTQSAVSRQVQALEQQLGLTLFRREGRQVRLTDVGRLYQREMSEALGRIRSATLQAMAYQSGEGSLRLATLPTFGSKWLLPRLHEFYKLHPGMLVHINSRIEAIDFETSGIDAAIVVGNADLPGLVCHRLHAEELMVILSPDTAASRADWSPTQLCGQLLLNVANNPNAWGEWFSHHGLAHRSMRLGPSFELTSHLIQAVRAGIGIGLVPRILVADELASGELVSVGAPFASQRSYYLIYPPRNQSLASLTAFRGWLLGQI; via the coding sequence ATGAATTACCGCCATCTCACGCCGTCCATGTCATTGTTGCTGGCTTTCGAAGCCGCGGCCCGGCATGAAAGCTACACCCGCGCCGCCACCGAACTGTCGTTGACTCAGAGCGCAGTGAGCCGCCAGGTCCAGGCTCTTGAGCAGCAATTGGGCCTGACCCTGTTCCGCCGCGAAGGCCGTCAGGTACGCCTGACCGATGTCGGCCGGCTGTATCAGCGAGAGATGAGCGAAGCCCTGGGCAGGATCCGCAGCGCCACCTTGCAGGCCATGGCCTACCAGTCTGGCGAAGGCAGTTTGCGCCTGGCCACGCTGCCGACCTTCGGCTCCAAGTGGCTGCTGCCGCGCCTGCATGAGTTCTACAAGCTGCACCCCGGCATGCTGGTGCACATCAATTCACGTATCGAAGCCATCGACTTCGAGACCAGCGGCATCGACGCCGCCATCGTCGTTGGCAATGCCGACCTGCCGGGGCTGGTCTGTCATCGTCTGCACGCCGAAGAGTTGATGGTGATCCTGTCGCCGGACACCGCCGCCAGCCGCGCTGACTGGTCACCGACACAGCTGTGCGGGCAGTTGCTGCTCAATGTCGCCAACAACCCCAATGCCTGGGGCGAATGGTTTTCCCATCACGGCCTGGCACACCGCAGCATGCGCCTGGGGCCGAGCTTCGAGCTGACGTCGCACTTGATCCAGGCGGTGCGCGCCGGCATCGGCATCGGCCTGGTACCACGCATCCTGGTGGCCGACGAGCTGGCCAGCGGTGAACTGGTCAGCGTCGGTGCGCCCTTCGCCAGCCAGCGCAGTTATTACCTGATCTATCCGCCACGCAACCAGTCGCTGGCGTCACTGACGGCGTTTCGCGGCTGGTTGCTGGGGCAGATCTGA
- a CDS encoding zinc-dependent alcohol dehydrogenase family protein: protein MTSRAIIVQTGGGYDKVQVASREAPAPQAGEISVRLHANSLNYHDFAVVSGMWGPTAPRIPMADGAGVVTAVGAGVSEFAVGDSVVSTFFPDWLDGQPLVEGFATVPGDGIDGYAREQVTARATSFTHAPKGYSHAEAATLTTAGLTAWRALMADDSLKPGDTVLVQGTGGVSIFALQFAKLAGATVIATSSSDEKLERLKALGADHLINYRTTPAWGEKVRQLTGNRGVDHVIEVGGPATLEQSMIAARIGGHVSLIGILTGVAGNLPLVQALVRQIRLQGVLVGSRAQQQAMVRAIDANGLRPVVDKTFDLEQIVEAFRYQESNQHFGKICLSI from the coding sequence ATGACCAGCAGGGCCATTATCGTCCAGACCGGCGGTGGTTACGACAAGGTGCAGGTCGCCAGCCGCGAGGCGCCAGCGCCGCAAGCCGGTGAAATCAGTGTGCGTCTGCATGCCAACTCGCTCAACTATCATGATTTCGCTGTGGTCAGCGGCATGTGGGGGCCCACTGCGCCGCGCATTCCCATGGCCGATGGCGCCGGTGTGGTCACCGCAGTCGGCGCTGGCGTGAGCGAGTTTGCCGTGGGTGATTCGGTGGTCAGCACCTTCTTCCCCGACTGGCTGGACGGCCAGCCGCTGGTCGAAGGTTTCGCCACGGTTCCGGGGGACGGCATCGATGGTTACGCCCGCGAACAGGTCACCGCCCGCGCGACGTCTTTCACCCATGCGCCCAAGGGCTACAGCCATGCCGAAGCGGCGACCCTGACTACCGCCGGCCTCACTGCCTGGCGCGCGCTGATGGCCGATGATTCGCTCAAGCCCGGCGATACCGTGCTGGTGCAAGGCACCGGCGGGGTGTCGATTTTCGCCCTGCAGTTTGCCAAGCTGGCTGGTGCCACGGTGATCGCCACCTCCTCCAGCGACGAGAAGCTCGAACGCCTCAAGGCCCTTGGCGCCGACCACTTGATCAACTACCGCACGACCCCGGCCTGGGGCGAAAAGGTGCGCCAACTCACCGGCAATCGCGGTGTCGATCATGTGATCGAGGTGGGCGGCCCGGCGACCCTTGAACAGTCGATGATTGCCGCGCGTATCGGCGGGCACGTGTCGCTGATCGGCATCCTTACCGGCGTGGCGGGCAACCTGCCGCTGGTCCAGGCCCTGGTGCGGCAGATTCGCCTGCAAGGTGTGCTGGTTGGCAGCCGTGCCCAGCAACAGGCCATGGTCCGCGCCATCGATGCCAATGGCCTGCGCCCGGTAGTGGACAAGACCTTCGACCTGGAACAGATCGTCGAGGCGTTTCGCTACCAGGAAAGCAACCAGCACTTTGGCAAGATCTGCCTGAGTATCTGA
- a CDS encoding sigma-70 family RNA polymerase sigma factor, with amino-acid sequence MPAPDHAALHALYSEHNGWLKSWLRARLGNASDAADLAQDTFIRVLNARNADTIREPRSYLGAIAHALMIDKFRRKALEQAYLDELALRPERLAESPESRLLILETLLAVDQMLDGLGERTRNIFLAVQLEGLSYVATAERLGVSVTTVKKHLIRAMTHCLLLTDD; translated from the coding sequence ATGCCCGCCCCCGATCATGCTGCCCTGCACGCGCTCTATAGCGAACATAACGGTTGGTTGAAAAGCTGGCTACGTGCCCGCCTGGGCAATGCCAGCGATGCCGCCGACCTGGCCCAGGACACCTTTATCCGGGTGTTGAATGCGCGCAATGCCGACACCATTCGTGAACCGCGCAGCTACCTGGGTGCTATCGCCCATGCGCTGATGATCGACAAATTCCGGCGCAAGGCACTTGAACAGGCTTATCTGGACGAACTGGCACTGCGCCCGGAGCGGCTCGCCGAATCGCCGGAAAGCCGTTTGCTGATCCTCGAAACGCTGCTGGCGGTGGACCAGATGCTCGATGGCTTGGGCGAGCGCACCCGTAATATCTTCCTGGCCGTGCAGCTCGAAGGCCTCAGCTATGTGGCCACCGCCGAACGCCTGGGGGTGTCGGTGACCACAGTGAAGAAGCACCTGATCCGTGCCATGACCCACTGCCTGCTGCTGACGGACGACTGA
- a CDS encoding FecR domain-containing protein has product MAQPLDYRTLEAAATWYVQLNAAPPSAAQVQAWQDWLGKSQAHAQAWARVEKLQRQLGRLPAEVALPTLAGVRARRRAVLKTLALLMAVGATGWAVRESTPGQALMAQLRTGKGQRRQVRLDDGSQLQLNTDSAVDIRYDGQQRLLRLYSGEIMVQTARDSAARPFIVETTEGRVRALGTHFSVRSDNGLSRVSVLEHAVEVRPLDQPLLMLRLEAGQSVSFERNQISAASTALPGTGAWTQGMLTVVEWRLGDFISELRRFRPGVVRCAENIADLRLSGAFRIDDTDTILENLGVSLPVKVRYMTRYWVSIEAV; this is encoded by the coding sequence ATGGCCCAGCCACTGGACTATCGCACCCTGGAAGCGGCCGCCACCTGGTATGTACAGCTCAATGCCGCGCCGCCCAGCGCTGCCCAGGTACAGGCCTGGCAAGACTGGCTGGGCAAGAGTCAGGCCCATGCCCAAGCCTGGGCGCGGGTAGAGAAGCTGCAGCGTCAGCTGGGCCGACTGCCGGCCGAGGTCGCCCTGCCGACCCTGGCCGGCGTGCGCGCCCGACGCCGCGCCGTGCTCAAGACCCTGGCCCTGCTCATGGCCGTTGGCGCAACCGGCTGGGCAGTACGCGAAAGCACACCCGGCCAGGCATTGATGGCCCAGTTGCGCACAGGCAAGGGCCAGCGCCGCCAGGTTCGTCTCGACGATGGCAGCCAGCTCCAACTCAATACCGACAGCGCTGTGGATATCCGCTACGACGGCCAGCAGCGTCTGCTGCGCCTGTACAGCGGCGAAATCATGGTGCAGACCGCGCGCGACAGTGCGGCGCGCCCGTTCATCGTTGAAACCACTGAGGGCCGGGTGCGCGCGCTGGGCACACACTTCAGCGTACGCAGCGACAACGGCCTGAGCCGGGTCAGCGTACTTGAGCACGCGGTTGAGGTGCGCCCGCTCGACCAGCCGCTGTTGATGCTGCGCCTTGAGGCCGGGCAGAGCGTCAGCTTCGAGCGCAACCAGATCAGCGCTGCCAGCACCGCCCTGCCCGGCACCGGCGCCTGGACCCAGGGCATGCTGACCGTGGTCGAATGGCGCCTGGGCGACTTCATCAGCGAATTGCGCCGCTTCCGCCCCGGCGTGGTGCGCTGCGCCGAGAACATCGCCGACTTGCGCCTGTCAGGTGCCTTTCGTATCGACGACACCGACACCATCCTGGAAAACCTCGGTGTGTCGCTGCCGGTCAAGGTGCGTTACATGACCCGTTACTGGGTCAGCATCGAAGCTGTCTGA